From Flavipsychrobacter sp., a single genomic window includes:
- a CDS encoding MBL fold metallo-hydrolase, protein MIKKLIKMIVITILSIVGSLGLITIVFVNTSPQFGGKPTKAQQELYAQTGHYEEGKFVNQIPSEMEVGLKDMPSLIYKQFKSDPDRQPRIKFPVQHIDSMEIEQKPDSITRLTWFGHSAFLLEIAGKKILLDPMFGDVPAPHPWLGKSRYSNGLPIEIEKLPKIDAIIMSHDHYDHLDYGSIMKLKEKTEQFYMPLGVGAHFRKWGVDDSRIHELDWWEDITLDSLTFTCTPARHFSGRGFTRANTLWSSWVIQSPEKNIYFSGDSGYGPHFKKIGEKFGSFDYAMMECGQYNEKWQAIHMMPEETIQAAIDINAQITQPIHWGAFTLSLHSWTDPIERATKEANRLDVKLCTPAIGEPVLIGQSYPAEQWWTNFK, encoded by the coding sequence TTGATCAAGAAACTAATAAAGATGATAGTCATAACTATATTAAGTATTGTAGGTTCGCTGGGTTTGATTACCATAGTGTTTGTCAATACCAGTCCGCAGTTTGGTGGCAAGCCTACCAAAGCACAACAAGAACTCTATGCACAAACGGGGCACTATGAAGAGGGGAAGTTTGTGAACCAAATACCATCGGAGATGGAGGTAGGTTTAAAAGATATGCCCTCACTTATCTATAAGCAATTCAAGAGCGACCCCGACCGACAACCACGCATAAAATTTCCTGTGCAGCATATCGACTCTATGGAGATAGAACAAAAGCCCGACTCTATTACAAGGCTTACTTGGTTTGGGCACTCAGCATTCTTACTGGAGATAGCAGGTAAGAAAATATTGCTCGACCCTATGTTTGGCGATGTACCTGCACCGCATCCGTGGCTGGGCAAATCGCGCTACTCCAATGGCTTACCTATAGAGATAGAAAAGCTACCGAAGATAGATGCCATCATCATGTCGCACGACCACTACGACCATTTGGATTATGGCAGTATCATGAAGCTAAAAGAAAAGACAGAACAGTTTTATATGCCACTAGGAGTAGGTGCACATTTCAGAAAATGGGGCGTAGATGATAGCCGCATACACGAGCTGGACTGGTGGGAAGATATTACGCTGGATAGCTTGACGTTTACCTGTACTCCTGCGCGTCATTTTTCGGGCAGAGGATTTACCAGAGCCAATACATTATGGAGCTCTTGGGTAATACAGTCGCCAGAGAAGAATATCTACTTCAGTGGGGATAGTGGTTATGGTCCACACTTTAAAAAGATAGGTGAAAAGTTTGGCAGCTTTGACTATGCTATGATGGAGTGCGGACAGTACAACGAGAAATGGCAAGCGATACATATGATGCCTGAAGAAACCATACAGGCAGCTATAGACATCAATGCACAAATAACACAGCCCATACATTGGGGTGCCTTCACCCTATCGCTACACAGCTGGACAGACCCAATAGAACGCGCTACGAAAGAAGCTAATAGACTGGATGTAAAACTGTGCACCCCTGCCATAGGTGAGCCCGTATTAATTGGACAAAGCTACCCTGCCGAGCAATGGTGGACGAATTTTAAATAA
- a CDS encoding phosphatidylserine decarboxylase, protein MDKIVYIDRATGEHKEELVPGGGFLKFLYGSTVGKLSLNTLVKRKLFSIMGGAYMNSKASAKKIAPFIAKHSMDMSDYIVPEEGFSCFNDFFYRKIDASKRPIGEGVVSPADGKILVFDTIAASKEFFIKGSLFNLTSFLADEKLAKKYEGGAMCIVRLAPVDYHRFHFPAEGKAGKMVRIKGDYYSVSPLALRKSLEIFCQNKREYCIQETKDYGDILICDVGATLTGSIIQTYTEEAHQPKGGDRGFFAFGGSTTVLLFEQGKIKFSKDLITNTQAGLETTIKMGETIAQ, encoded by the coding sequence ATGGATAAGATAGTATACATAGACAGAGCTACAGGCGAACATAAAGAAGAGCTAGTGCCGGGTGGCGGCTTTTTGAAATTCCTTTATGGCTCTACAGTTGGTAAGCTTTCTTTAAACACATTGGTGAAGCGTAAGTTGTTCTCTATAATGGGCGGCGCTTATATGAACAGCAAGGCATCAGCCAAAAAGATAGCCCCGTTCATAGCTAAGCATAGTATGGATATGAGCGACTATATAGTGCCCGAAGAAGGCTTTAGTTGTTTCAACGATTTTTTCTATCGTAAAATTGATGCTAGTAAACGGCCAATAGGAGAAGGGGTAGTATCTCCTGCTGATGGTAAGATATTGGTCTTTGATACCATAGCGGCATCGAAAGAGTTTTTTATAAAAGGTAGTCTGTTCAACCTTACTTCTTTTTTGGCAGACGAGAAACTGGCTAAAAAATATGAAGGAGGTGCGATGTGTATTGTACGTTTAGCACCTGTTGACTATCACCGATTTCATTTTCCTGCCGAAGGGAAAGCAGGGAAGATGGTGCGTATAAAAGGAGATTACTATTCGGTGTCTCCACTGGCATTAAGAAAGAGCTTAGAGATCTTCTGTCAAAACAAGAGAGAGTACTGCATACAAGAAACGAAGGACTATGGTGATATCCTTATTTGTGATGTAGGGGCAACGCTTACGGGTAGTATCATACAAACCTATACGGAGGAGGCACACCAGCCCAAAGGTGGCGATAGAGGCTTTTTTGCTTTTGGGGGTTCTACTACGGTATTGTTGTTTGAACAGGGAAAAATAAAATTCTCCAAAGACCTGATAACCAATACCCAAGCAGGTTTGGAGACCACAATAAAGATGGGAGAGACCATCGCTCAATAA
- a CDS encoding bestrophin family ion channel: MFINKHFTVKEVMQFSGRHLIWLTTWAVFITALFEFTHWEWMSIPWLPLAAIGTAVAFYLGFKNNSAYDRLWEARKIWGAIVNSSRMWGATTRSFVSNQFTDKTHSEAELQEIHRKLLYRHIGWLYALRGQLLVPTPWEHISQSKHYRKVAEQYKEMWGVGMNDEDVTKEQIALHLPADELERLKSYKNTATQIIDQQSQDLKELRSQNLIDDFRHMELQKILNDFYIHQGKAERIKKFPLPRQYGSASFIFVSLFIFLLPFGIVSEFHKLGEFAVWLSVPFIVIVGWVFVMMELIGDYSENPFEGLGNDIPMLSLCRTIEIDLKEMLGEDNIPPAIESRGSVLI, encoded by the coding sequence ATGTTCATCAATAAACATTTTACGGTAAAAGAGGTGATGCAATTTTCGGGCAGACACCTTATATGGTTGACCACGTGGGCGGTATTCATAACAGCCTTGTTTGAGTTTACCCATTGGGAATGGATGAGCATACCATGGTTGCCGCTGGCAGCTATTGGTACGGCTGTGGCTTTTTACTTAGGCTTTAAAAACAACAGCGCCTACGACCGCCTATGGGAAGCCCGAAAAATATGGGGTGCTATTGTAAACAGTAGTCGTATGTGGGGCGCTACTACACGTAGCTTCGTCAGTAACCAGTTTACAGACAAAACACATAGCGAAGCAGAGCTACAAGAGATACACCGCAAGCTGCTCTACCGACACATAGGCTGGCTATATGCACTGCGCGGGCAACTGCTTGTACCTACACCCTGGGAGCACATCAGCCAGAGCAAACACTACCGAAAAGTAGCAGAGCAATATAAAGAGATGTGGGGCGTGGGCATGAATGACGAAGATGTAACCAAAGAACAAATAGCTCTACACCTACCTGCCGACGAACTGGAAAGATTGAAAAGTTATAAAAACACCGCTACACAGATCATCGACCAGCAGTCGCAAGACCTAAAAGAACTAAGAAGCCAAAACCTGATAGACGACTTCCGCCATATGGAGTTGCAAAAGATACTCAACGACTTTTACATTCATCAAGGCAAGGCAGAGCGCATTAAGAAGTTCCCATTGCCAAGACAGTATGGTAGTGCCAGTTTTATATTCGTGAGTCTGTTCATTTTCTTATTGCCCTTTGGCATCGTTTCCGAGTTTCATAAGCTGGGTGAGTTTGCCGTGTGGTTGTCTGTACCATTTATTGTAATAGTAGGCTGGGTATTTGTGATGATGGAGCTGATAGGCGACTATTCTGAAAACCCCTTTGAAGGGCTGGGCAATGATATACCCATGCTCTCCCTCTGCCGCACTATAGAGATAGACCTCAAAGAAATGCTGGGCGAAGACAATATTCCTCCAGCTATAGAATCGAGAGGGTCGGTGTTGATATAG